In the Sarcophilus harrisii chromosome 1, mSarHar1.11, whole genome shotgun sequence genome, one interval contains:
- the LOC100920272 gene encoding uncharacterized protein LOC100920272 isoform X2 — protein MLFLVCFCHFSKSLFLPHFRRNSHFSERFRPESRESAEGAWRFYQDEFESPRELPSILKSHKAKFSEKGSVRQMLCTDPGCEVCNSVALEAELLFKSTLPELASWALPSDLSLNLPSNLSLVPSSSQNTSPPHSSSRNPSSSMTANILPGHALSISPIHSMDLSFSLPHSSPSATNSLQGKSPIRVQTFSQSSTTSRTHISVLAHTSTVVRTSLMTDSSTETIPPGTLSPQLTPKLSKAPTPLVQPSPLVVPPVTQATFMAQISSVNPTTPVTPSFNPAIPQESPSQFITHTSLLKDLQSVTMAASSVPTLPIAPTLSFTPTLPVAPTLPVAPTLPVAPTLSTTIPPAMAPQPPLVPPHPMALPSSVAFPPRMALPSPVAPSLFPLPPVAPTPLVAPNPSIPPTLSFAPTLPVAPVPPVAPTPFVAPTPYFTPIPSVTPAPPFAPAPYFAPTPYFAPTPSFAPAPSFDAVPSVAPTLSVASSPPIAQTSSLDRSFLIDPAYLRGHPQLCHSSYVAHTTSLDPNYSRTFTTSVASTPSLDLTHSSVFTSSKAPSMTPVFSRNSGSFSPPTTSIAPLKAPTLSTKPSRTSRFHGSSLTPKASLAHPSSMARSPGDSPTSSVVHLSSLVQMPSRVCTTAASCPSSMRLTSSQASTPSTICTPSVVHTPLITCTSSATPPISVTPTFSQASTVQEKNTSQILRSSLFCIPSGAQTHSTVETTSVAATTLEEQTVSQVLRFSLSGTSPGAQNPPRTHSHSASHRPLVSSTPSAVHTTPPSRKPLVDRMHIKDPAAFLNSTSLVDFQPPRQPSLTPRPSSHPLSPATCEGPDQLSTLPKVLSPEEDALISSASLTDISESFATFSGSSQWRNSQGYLMLPYLLLWGSQLEPLSLGLPEPYLWGKKEEKGTLPLSMPEEKICDSKTSEWQEKNLVPLRLRLSEQATNSRTQQYPEANEVPLLSPSAQEFLEMHITEKIALHIWKEKELLSQPRPDIPPCFQRRELKKLSLVLEDRESSVKDLWAPDSEPWGASGTEQSFLGSERSLVNTMKREQMPNSRRLHRPISLLLAPTTLHFLNRLCSMPGRGAESTLSHNRQCIQLFWGLPSLHSESLATTYMGSSSSCWLGTTIKLPPGDNPLVFFNDLSYLHLPGSASQPSLPSPTQHLTLLPPSYPTSSRSPSSPFPLLSPTLSPPSPSPSLPSSSPHIKTFKTDPEESPIKIPTIYLPRFQALEWHLLQKQLQSLWGVPLIVQRSHEAFNPLPLQLPQVHKASCPQVQISNWPQELPFISKDVKKILETHLRRRLVQHHWGLARRVEDSIKHLAPQTIPQQDPASPQKPKSPTSEGLKHSGKKDTASDSAAVLGMASAIIPETGPVSHAEESPKSDLEKSPSPSQQEVLQQHLLQKSVAIQQKVVPESVSRSWATARGRSVSLQPTQPSQRPPKMREIVPPVSSMEDTATQTPPQPHLQPEIEPQPQSQPQAPSPTEEVIYEVEPCKDIPFLNPETKKVLESHIRHMHIRLKWGLPKKVLESIYLFKLKNSGLLQATSPTGGGGLGFDSRVGKRNLQEIWVGGVAREASAVVLDILEAEKGSWNVGKELWEAPQAGGDWEENTFLSRSNLMHRGPRKHISEIGSRREILELNMKHPVLLPRQKSLPSSFRKQLQGPGTFPFFKDNEGVDSDSICLLKSSCVLNKSNNFSKLNFHLKKRMVEKVLGIPLRVRESREMATRRQLTPCQLKETVAAVESESVQEPSPETESKEVVQMAEGQTLSLRTMDTQDLSCLIYKAQFANEEEFDLKVLEPSYEESLTKNTLVQPCALGFQATEVLPSYTLEQPNKDMTSAEGLGTLVKVEGKSPGFREYQKLHSQVTGKNQGKLWLQPQRQGNYSKPPRDQGMGLEKPEKDPNFLKGHTYTSRWPSQGPMSSVLGFPKQEGVLQRKISLEISLAEKMKSFFNWLRPKKKIKGTKEPLARGEVAIAEETAKQSPFTVRPFSKGNRAPFGSRAPSAPEDMTVVGLILEKKMGSMDDLYSWEEEQQQERELQLLDAQTKPPSNKFRELRALPSARPREGNGKSSGHGKRSAGHWSLSWERQAQDREKRVKNKKTVRFRDQHLPPEKLASIASEMSISSGQFRCRQRGSRFSRTLGHSQHHAKPPLRGPYFQRSPGPSTQYGVFWLPTRESSFPGDNLFS, from the exons ATGCTCTTCCTTGTGTGCTTCTGTCACTTCTCAAAGTCTCTATTTCTACCCCACTTTAGGAGGAACAGCCATTTCAGTGAG CGTTTTAGACCAGAGAGCAGAGAATCTGCAGAGGGAG CTTGGAGGTTTTATCAAGATGAATTCGAAAGCCCTCGGGAGCTGCCCTCTATCCTGAAAAG CCACAAGGCCAAGTTCTCTGAGAAGGGCAGCGTCCGGCAGATGCTATGCACAGATCCGGGCTGTGAAGTGTGCAATTCTGTGGCTTTGGAGGCTGAACTGCTCTTCAAATCCACTCTGCCCGAACTGGCCTCCTGGGCCCTGCCATCTGATCTCTCTCTAAATTTGCCTTCCAACCTCTCCCTGGTCCCCAGCTCCTCACAAAACACAAGTCCACCACACTCCTCCTCACGGAATCCCTCTTCCTCCATGACGGCCAATATCTTACCTGGTCATgctctttctatttctcccatCCACTcaatggacctcagtttctccctgCCCCATTCCTCGCCTTCAGCTACTAACTCTCTTCAGGGCAAATCCCCCATCAGGGTCCAGACCTTTTCTCAGTCCAGTACGACTTCCAGGACCCATATATCGGTGCTGGCTCACACCTCCACTGTTGTCCGCACTTCCTTGATGACAGATTCTTCCACAGAAACTATCCCTCCTGGGACCCTGTCCCCACAGTTAACTCCTAAGCTCTCAAAGGCCCCCACTCCCTTAGTGCAGCCAAGTCCCTTGGTAGTCCCACCTGTTACTCAAGCTACCTTCATGGCCCAAATTTCCTCAGTGAATCCCACCACTCCAGTTACTCCTTCATTTAACCCAGCTATTCCCCAGGAATCACCTAGCCAGTTTATTACCCATACCTCCTTGCTTAAGGATCTCCAATCAGTCACCATGGCTGCCTCTTCAGTTCCCACTCTTCCTATTGCTCCCACTTTATCTTTCACTCCCACCCTTCCTGTAGCTCCCACCCTTCCTGTAGCTCCCACCCTTCCTGTGGCTCCCACCCTTTCCACTACTATCCCACCTGCTATGGCTCCCCAGCCTCCTCTGGTTCCCCCCCATCCGATGGCTCTCCCCTCTTCTGTGGCTTTCCCTCCTCGGATGGCTCTCCCCTCTCCTGttgctccttctcttttccctctacctCCTGTGGCTCCCACTCCTCTTGTGGCTCCCAACCCTTCTATTCCCCCAACCCTCTCTTTTGCTCCAACCCTTCCTGTGGCTCCTGTACCTCCTGTGGCTCCCACCCCTTTTGTGGCTCCGACCCCTTATTTTACTCCCATTCCTTCTGTTACCCCGGCCCCTCCTTTTGCTCCTGCCCCGTATTTTGCTCCCACCCCTTATTTTGCTCCCACTCCTTCTTTTGCTCCTGCCCCTTCTTTTGATGCTGTTCCTTCTGTTGCTCCCACCCTTTCTGTGGCTTCCAGCCCCCCAATAGCCCAAACTTCCTCATTAGACAGATCATTTTTAATAGACCCTGCTTACTTACGGGGACATCCCCAACTCTGCCATTCTTCTTACGTGGCCCATACTACCTCACTGGACCCCAACTACTCGAGAACTTTCACCACTTCTGTGGCTTCTACCCCCTCCTTGGACCTTACCCATTCATCAGTCTTCACTTCCTCCAAAGCTCCTTCAATGACTCCTGTATTCTCCAGGAattctggttccttctcacctccTACCACTTCAATAGCCCCCTTAAAAGCTCCCACCCTGTCAACAAAACCCTCCAGGACCTCCAGATTCCACGGCTCCTCCCTCACACCCAAGGCCTCTCTAGCCCACCCTTCCTCAATGGCCAGAAGCCCAGGGGACAGCCCTACCTCTTCTGTGGTCCATCTCTCCTCTCTGGTCCAAATGCCCTCCAGGGTCTGTACCACTGCGGCGAGCTGCCCCAGCTCCATGAGGCTCACCTCCTCCCAGGCTTCCACCCCCTCCACAATCTGCACTCCTTCTGTGGTTCACACTCCCCTCATAACCTGCACTTCCTCTGCAACGCCCCCCATTTCTGTGACTCCCACCTTCTCACAGGCCTCCACCGTACAAGAGAAAAACACCTCACAGATTCTCAGATCTTCCTTGTTCTGTATTCCCTCTGGAGCCCAGACCCATTCCACAGTTGAAACCACTTCAGTAGCTGCCACCACCTTAGAGGAACAGACTGTCTCCCAGGTGCTTAGATTCTCACTGTCTGGGACTAGCCCCGGCGCCCAGAACCCTCCCAGGACCCACAGCCACTCCGCCAGCCACAGGCCACTAGTGAGCAGCACCCCCTCAGCAGTCCATACCACCCCACCGAGTAGGAAACCCTTGGTGGACCGTATGCACATCAAGGACCCGGCGGCCTTTCTGAATTCCACTTCTCTAGTAGACTTTCAGCCTCCCCGACAACCTTCCCTGACTCCAAGGCCCTCAAGTCATCCCCTCTCGCCAGCCACATGCGAAGGACCAGACCAGCTGAGCACCCTTCCCAAAGTCTTATCCCCAGAGGAGGATGCTCTGATATCCTCAGCCTCCCTGACCGACATCAGTGAATCATTTGCAACCTTTTCGGGCTCCTCTCAATGGCGGAATTCCCAAGGGTACTTAATGCTCCCTTACTTGTTGCTCTGGGGTTCCCAACTGGAGCCCCTTTCTCTTGGACTACCAGAACCCTATCtgtgggggaaaaaggaagaaaaggggactCTGCCCCTTTCAATGCCAGAAGAAAAGATATGTGACAGTAAGACCTCAGAGTGGCAGGAGAAGAACTTGGTTCCTTTACGACTGAGGCTTTCTGAACAGGCTACGAATTCCAGAACCCAGCAGTACCCAGAGGCTAATGAAGTCCCACTCCTCAGCCCAAGTGCCCAGGAATTCCTGGAGATGCACATCACAGAAAAAATAGCACTCCATATTTGGAAGGAAAAGGAGTTACTGAGCCAGCCAAGGCCAGATATCCCACCATGTTTCCAGCGCAGAGAATTGAAGAAATTGTCCTTAGTCCTAGAAGACAGAGAGTCATCTGTTAAAGATCTGTGGGCCCCTGATTCAGAGCCTTGGGGTGCCTCTGGGACAGAGCAGTCCTTCTTGGGTTCTGAAAGGTCCCTTGTCAATACCATGAAGCGAGAGCAGATGCCCAACTCCCGGAGGCTTCACAGACCTATATCCCTGCTCTTAGCCCCCACCACCCTCCATTTCCTGAACAGACTCTGTTCCATGCCTGGGCGGGGTGCTGAGAGCACTCTGAGCCATAATCGACAATGCATCCAGCTCTTTTGGGGTCTCCCCTCTCTACACAGTGAATCTTTGGCCACAACCTATATGGGGTCTAGCAGCTCATGCTGGCTGGGGACCACCATCAAATTGCCACCGGGGGACAATCCCTTGGTTTTCTTCAATGATCTTTCCTACCTCCACCTGCCCGGTTCAGCTAGTCAACCCTCTCTGCCTTCTCCAACTCAGCACTTAACGCTGCTTCCTCCTTCATACCCAACCTCATCCCGGTCACCATCTTCACCATTTCCACTCCTATCCCCAACTCTCTCTCcaccctccccttccccatccctacCCTCATCTTCCCCCCACATCAAGACCTTCAAAACTGACCCTGAAGAGAGCCCAATAAAGATCCCCACTATCTACCTGCCCAGGTTCCAGGCCCTGGAGTGGCACCTGCTGCAGAAACAGCTCCAGTCCTTATGGGGCGTGCCCCTGATTGTTCAAAGATCTCATGAGGCCTTCAACCCTTTGCCTCTCCAGCTGCCCCAGGTCCACAAGGCCTCCTGCCCCCAGGTTCAGATTTCCAACTGGCCCCAAGAGCTGCCTTTCATATCCAAAGATGTCAAGAAAATACTGGAGACCCATCTCCGAAGGAGGCTTGTCCAACACCATTGGGGCCTGGCCCGGAGGGTGGAAGACTCCATCAAACACCTCGCCCCCCAGACCATACCTCAGCAAGATCCAGCAAGTCCCCAAAAGCCCAAGTCTCCTACATCTGAAGGCCTCAAGCACTCTGGCAAGAAGGATACGGCCAGCGACTCTGCAGCTGTTCTAGGCATGGCATCGGCAATAATTCCAGAGACGGGTCCAGTCAGTCATGCAGAGGAGAGCCCAAAGAGCGACCTTGAGAAAAGCCCATCCCCTAGCCAACAGGAGGTACTACAGCAACATCTCCTTCAGAAGAGTGTGGCCATTCAGCAGAAAGTGGTTCCTGAGAGCGTGAGCCGTTCGTGGGCCACTGCAAGGGGTCGGTCTGTGTCCTTACAGCCTACTCAGCCATCTCAGAGACCACCCAAAATGAGAGAGATTGTCCCTCCGGTTTCATCTATGGAAGACACAGCCACTCAAACCCCACCTCAGCCCCACTTACAGCCAGAAATTGAGCCCCAGCCACAGTCCCAGCCCCAGGCTCCTTCACCCACTGAAGAAGTGATTTATGAGGTAGAACCCTGCAAGGACATTCCATTCCTTAATCCAGAGACTAAGAAAGTCCTTGAATCCCACATTCGCCACATGCACATCCGGCTGAAGTGGGGTCTGCCCAAAAAGGTCCTTGAATCCATCTACCTGTTTAAACTAAAAAATTCAGGCTTGCTCCAAGCTACTTCCCCTACTGGAGGTGGGGGCCTAGGGTTTGATTCTAGGGTAGGCAAAAGAAACCTCCAGGAAATCTGGGTGGGTGGTGTTGCCAGAGAGGCCTCAGCTGTTGTATTAGATATTTTGGAGGCAGAGAAGGGTTCCTGGAATGTtgggaaagaactttgggaggCACCACAGGCTGGGGGGGACTGGGAAGAGAATACATTTCTCTCTAGGTCTAACTTAATGCATAGGGGACCCCGAAAGCACATATCTGAAATTGGGTCTAGGAGGGAAATTTTAGAGCTGAATATGAAGCATCCAGTTTTACTTCCAAGACAGAAGAGCCTACCCTCCAGTTTCAGGAAGCAACTTCAAGGACCGGGAACATTTCCCTTCTTCAAGGACAATGAGGGAGTAGATAGTGACAGCATTTGCCTCCTTAAGAGTTCCTGTGTATTAAACAAATCCAACAACTTCTCTAAGCTAAATTTTCACCTGAAGAAAAGGATGGTGGAGAAGGTTTTGGGAATTCCCTTGAGGGTAAGGGAATCTAGAGAAATGGCCACAAGAAGACAACTCACTCCCTGTCAACTGAAAGAGACTGTGGCAGCTGTTGAGTCTGAAAGTGTTCAAGAGCCTTCACCTGAGACAGAGAGTAAAGAGGTCGTCCAGATGGCCGAGGGACAAACCCTCTCTCTAAGAACCATGGATACTCAGGATCTAAGCTGCCTTATTTATAAAGCACAATTTGCCAATGAGGAAGAATTTGACCTCAAAGTACTAGAACCAAGCTACGAAGAGTCTCTCACTAAAAACACTCTGGTCCAGCCCTGTGCTCTTGGTTTTCAGGCTACTGAGGTCCTCCCGTCATACACACTGGAGCAACCGAATAAGGACATGACAAGTGCTGAGGGGCTTGGTACTCTTGTGAAGGTGGAAGGAAAAAGCCCTGGCTTTAGGGAGTACCAGAAACTTCATTCTCAGGTCACAGGCAAAAATCAGGGCAAACTCTGGCTACAACCTCAGAGACAGGGGAACTACAGTAAACCCCCAAGAGACCAAGGAATGGGGCTTGAAAAACCAGAAAAGGACCCTAATTTTTTGAAGGGCCACACCTATACCAGCAGGTGGCCGTCTCAGGGTCCTATGAGCAGTGTTTTAGGGTTCCCAAAGCAGGAGGGAGTACTCCAGCGCAAAATCTCCTTAGAAATTAGTTTAGCAGAGAAGATGAAGAGCTTCTTCAACTGGCTTCGTCCTAAGAAGAAAATCAAAGGGACAAAAGAGCCCTTAGCTAGAGGAGAGGTAGCAATAGCTGAGGAGACTGCTAAGCAAAGTCCATTCACAGTCAGGCCTTTCTCCAAAGGGAACAGGGCTCCTTTCGGCAGTCGGGCTCCTTCAGCTCCGGAGGACATGACTGTTGTTGGACTGATCTTAGAGAAGAAGATGGGGTCGATGGACGATCTGTATTCTTGGGAAGAGGAGCAGCAACAGGAGAGGGAGCTCCAGCTGCTGGATGCCCAGACAAAGCCCCCTAGCAATAAATTCAGGGAACTCAGGGCACTCCCCTCCGCTAGGCCTCGGGAGGGTAATGGCAAATCAAGCGGTCATGGAAAACGTTCAGCAGGCCACTGGAGTCTGAGTTGGGAGAGGCAGGCCCAGGACAGGGAGAAACgggttaaaaataagaaaactgtgaGATTCAGGGATCAGCACCTGCCCCCAGAGAAGCTGGCTTCCATTGCTAGTGAGATGTCCATCTCTTCAGGTCAGTTCCGATGTCGCCAGAGAGGGTCCAGGTTCTCCAGGACTCTAGGTCACTCTCAGCACCACGCCAAGCCACCTCTTCGGGGGCCCTactttcagagatccccaggccCTTCCACTCAGTATGGAGTATTTTGGCTCCCTACCCGAGAATCCAGTTTCCCAGGAGATAACTTGTTCTCATGA